Proteins encoded in a region of the Streptomyces sp. NBC_00258 genome:
- a CDS encoding antibiotic ABC transporter ATP-binding protein: protein MSKVVFVHGVGKQYLSEDSLARDVVPELQGGTRLAGGPVPSSDDVGVAFYGDLFRPRGTRAGVELPYDEGDVDNDAEFALLMEWWAEAARTDPAVPDPAATGTRGPVGWTASRALRLNAVRAALDALTGARYLRGVLDRALIGSLKQMTGYFGDEEIRRAAQDRLAARITPRTRVVVAHSLGSVIAYETLYDPRRNGDWDIRMLVTLGSPLGMRALVLDRLEPAPENRQAVWPKPVRAWTNIADDTDIVAVVRELGPAFGNGVRDVAVNNGSHMHDATRYLTAVETGRAILTGLLPGTGTV, encoded by the coding sequence TTGAGCAAGGTCGTCTTCGTGCACGGCGTCGGCAAGCAGTACCTGAGCGAGGACTCCCTAGCACGGGACGTCGTTCCCGAACTCCAGGGCGGCACACGTCTTGCGGGCGGCCCGGTGCCTTCGTCCGACGACGTGGGGGTGGCCTTCTACGGTGACCTGTTCCGGCCACGCGGCACCCGCGCAGGGGTCGAACTCCCCTACGACGAGGGCGATGTCGACAACGACGCGGAGTTCGCCCTCCTGATGGAGTGGTGGGCCGAGGCGGCGCGTACCGACCCCGCTGTCCCGGATCCGGCAGCCACCGGTACGCGGGGCCCCGTGGGCTGGACCGCCTCCCGGGCCCTCCGGCTCAACGCCGTGCGAGCAGCCCTGGACGCCCTCACGGGCGCCCGGTACCTGCGCGGGGTCCTCGATCGCGCACTGATCGGCAGTCTCAAGCAGATGACCGGCTATTTCGGCGACGAGGAGATCCGGCGCGCGGCGCAGGACCGGCTGGCCGCGCGGATCACCCCGAGGACACGGGTCGTCGTGGCCCATTCGCTCGGGTCGGTCATTGCCTACGAGACGCTCTACGACCCGCGGCGTAATGGCGACTGGGACATTCGCATGCTCGTCACCCTGGGATCGCCGCTGGGCATGCGCGCCCTCGTCCTCGATCGGCTCGAACCGGCGCCTGAGAACCGCCAGGCTGTGTGGCCGAAGCCGGTGCGGGCGTGGACCAACATCGCCGATGACACCGACATCGTCGCCGTTGTACGCGAACTTGGCCCGGCCTTCGGCAACGGAGTGCGGGATGTGGCGGTGAACAACGGCAGTCACATGCACGACGCCACGCGGTACCTGACTGCCGTCGAGACGGGGCGGGCCATCTTGACGGGCCTGCTGCCGGGGACCGGGACTGTCTGA
- the gap gene encoding type I glyceraldehyde-3-phosphate dehydrogenase — translation MTRIAINGFGRIGRNVLRALLERDSALEVVAVNDLTEPATLARLLAFDSTAGRLGRPVTVDGDVLVVDGRRIKVLAEREPAQLPWAELGVDIVLEATGRFTSAKAARAHLDAGATKVLVSAPSDGADVTLAFGVNTDAYDPALHTIVSNASCTTNALAPLAKVLDDLAGIEHGFMTTVHAYTQEQNLQDGPHRDARRARAAGVNIVPTTTGAAKAIGAVLPNLDGKLSGDSIRVPVPVGSIVELNTTVARDVTRDDVLAAYRTAAEGPLAGVLEYSEDPLVSSDIVGNPASSIFDSALTRVEGRHVKVVAWYDNEWGFSNRVIDTLELLTTP, via the coding sequence ATGACTCGCATCGCCATCAACGGATTCGGCCGCATCGGGCGCAATGTGCTGCGCGCACTGCTGGAGCGCGACAGCGCCCTGGAGGTCGTCGCCGTCAACGACCTGACGGAGCCCGCGACTCTCGCCCGGCTGCTCGCCTTCGACAGCACGGCCGGCCGGCTCGGGCGCCCGGTGACCGTCGACGGGGACGTGCTCGTCGTCGACGGCCGTCGGATCAAGGTGCTGGCCGAGCGCGAACCGGCACAGCTGCCCTGGGCCGAACTCGGTGTCGACATCGTCCTGGAAGCCACCGGCCGCTTCACCTCGGCCAAGGCCGCCCGGGCCCACCTCGACGCGGGCGCGACGAAGGTACTCGTCAGCGCGCCGTCGGACGGCGCCGACGTCACGCTCGCTTTCGGGGTCAACACCGATGCGTACGACCCGGCCCTGCACACGATCGTCTCGAACGCCTCCTGCACCACCAACGCGCTCGCGCCGCTGGCCAAGGTGCTCGACGACCTCGCCGGTATCGAGCACGGGTTCATGACGACGGTGCACGCCTACACGCAGGAGCAGAACCTGCAGGACGGTCCGCACCGCGACGCCCGCCGCGCCCGGGCCGCCGGCGTCAACATCGTGCCGACCACGACCGGCGCCGCCAAGGCGATCGGTGCGGTGCTGCCGAACCTCGACGGCAAGCTGTCGGGCGACTCGATCCGCGTACCGGTGCCGGTGGGCTCGATCGTCGAACTCAACACGACCGTCGCCCGCGACGTGACGCGTGACGACGTGCTGGCGGCGTACCGCACCGCGGCGGAGGGTCCGCTCGCGGGCGTCCTGGAGTACTCGGAGGACCCGCTCGTGTCGTCCGACATCGTGGGCAACCCCGCCTCGTCGATCTTCGACTCGGCCCTCACCCGCGTCGAAGGCCGCCACGTCAAGGTGGTCGCCTGGTACGACAACGAGTGGGGCTTCTCGAACCGAGTGATCGACACACTCGAACTCCTCACCACCCCCTGA
- a CDS encoding GlxA family transcriptional regulator: MPAPRLHRVAVLVLEGAKPLDVGIPAQVFTTRASMPYEVRVCGATPGLVTGGDGLAYSVAHGLDALAWADIVFVPGYRFPDRDDPPRAVVDALIAAHDRGARLAAISTGAFALAATGLLDGRRATTHWHYTRALMARHPLVRVDENVLFVDEGSVLTSAGAASGIDLCLHILRGDLGVAASNHAARRLVAAPYRSGGQAQYVPRSVPEPLGERFAATREWALHRLGEPLTLDTLARQAGVSPRTFSRRFVEETGYTPMQWVMRARIDLARELLERSQRSVEQIAADIGLGTGANLRLHFQRILGTTPSEYRRTFTRGE, translated from the coding sequence GTGCCCGCACCCCGCCTGCATCGCGTCGCCGTCCTTGTGCTGGAGGGTGCGAAGCCGCTCGACGTCGGAATTCCCGCGCAGGTCTTCACGACCCGCGCGAGCATGCCGTACGAGGTGCGGGTGTGCGGGGCGACACCCGGTCTCGTGACCGGCGGCGACGGCCTCGCGTACTCCGTCGCCCACGGCCTCGACGCGCTTGCGTGGGCCGACATCGTCTTCGTCCCCGGCTACCGGTTCCCGGACCGCGACGACCCGCCGCGGGCCGTCGTCGACGCGCTGATCGCCGCCCACGACCGGGGCGCGCGGCTCGCCGCCATCTCGACGGGCGCCTTCGCGCTCGCCGCCACGGGCCTGCTCGACGGCAGGCGCGCCACGACGCACTGGCACTACACGCGGGCGCTCATGGCCAGGCATCCGCTCGTCCGGGTCGACGAGAACGTGCTGTTCGTCGACGAGGGCAGCGTGCTCACCTCGGCCGGCGCCGCCTCCGGCATCGACCTGTGCCTGCACATCCTGCGCGGCGACCTCGGAGTGGCCGCGTCCAACCACGCGGCCCGGCGGCTGGTCGCGGCCCCCTACCGCAGCGGCGGCCAGGCCCAGTACGTGCCGCGCAGCGTCCCCGAGCCGCTTGGTGAGCGGTTCGCCGCCACCCGTGAGTGGGCGCTGCACCGGCTCGGCGAGCCCCTCACGCTCGACACGCTGGCGCGGCAGGCGGGGGTCTCGCCGCGTACGTTCTCCCGGCGCTTCGTCGAGGAGACCGGCTACACGCCGATGCAGTGGGTGATGCGCGCCCGTATCGACCTGGCCCGCGAGCTGCTCGAACGCTCGCAGCGCAGCGTCGAACAGATCGCCGCCGACATCGGGCTCGGCACCGGCGCGAACCTGCGCCTGCACTTCCAGCGCATCCTCGGCACGACACCGAGCGAGTACCGGCGCACCTTCACGCGGGGCGAGTGA
- a CDS encoding isochorismatase family protein, translated as MPHAPALLVLDMQNAAVAISHRPKETVATIALLRERARAAGVPVITVQHDGPGLEPGTEAWRTVPELAPGEGEKTVRKGTADAFLDSDLGPFLTALGVTEVVVTGFATEFCVDTTARQALSRGYDLVLVADGHTTSARPDVDGFVASDRAVAHHNAIYRHIGFPGRGIRVLPAAEVDFSAPPVPDPA; from the coding sequence ATGCCTCACGCACCCGCGCTCCTCGTCCTCGACATGCAGAACGCCGCCGTGGCCATCTCCCACCGGCCGAAGGAGACCGTCGCCACGATCGCCCTGCTCCGGGAACGTGCCCGTGCCGCCGGCGTGCCCGTCATCACGGTCCAGCACGACGGGCCTGGTCTTGAGCCCGGCACGGAAGCGTGGCGGACCGTGCCCGAACTGGCCCCTGGTGAGGGCGAGAAGACCGTCCGGAAGGGCACCGCCGACGCCTTTCTCGACAGCGACCTCGGCCCGTTCCTCACGGCACTCGGCGTCACCGAGGTGGTCGTGACCGGGTTCGCGACCGAGTTCTGCGTGGACACGACCGCGCGGCAGGCACTGAGCCGTGGGTACGACCTCGTGCTCGTCGCCGACGGGCACACCACCTCCGCCCGCCCGGACGTGGACGGGTTCGTCGCGTCCGACCGAGCCGTCGCACACCACAACGCCATCTACCGGCACATCGGTTTCCCGGGGCGCGGCATCCGCGTCCTGCCCGCGGCCGAGGTGGACTTCAGCGCCCCGCCGGTTCCTGACCCGGCCTGA
- a CDS encoding AAA family ATPase, with protein MIVWLNGTHGAGKTTTSALVQQLIPDSRVFDAEKVGETLMDITPALPGPGTDNFQHWPPWRPLVVETARRVLDYAGGTLVVPMTVLVEEYWREISTGLAQHAIPVRHFVLHADQATLRGRIAGDTVLGPDSPFRLRYVEPYAEAARTWLHDEAEVVDTTHLTPAEAALQIAEAVKSIGS; from the coding sequence ATGATCGTATGGCTCAACGGCACCCATGGCGCGGGCAAGACGACGACCAGTGCGCTCGTGCAGCAACTCATCCCGGACTCACGGGTGTTCGACGCCGAGAAGGTCGGCGAGACGCTCATGGACATCACGCCGGCGCTGCCCGGGCCCGGGACGGACAACTTCCAGCACTGGCCGCCGTGGCGGCCTCTCGTGGTCGAGACCGCCCGCCGCGTACTCGACTACGCCGGCGGCACTCTGGTGGTTCCGATGACCGTGCTGGTCGAGGAGTACTGGCGCGAGATCAGCACGGGCCTCGCCCAACATGCCATTCCGGTACGGCACTTCGTCCTCCACGCCGACCAGGCCACCCTTCGCGGGCGCATCGCGGGCGACACCGTTCTCGGCCCCGACTCCCCGTTCCGTCTCCGGTACGTCGAGCCCTACGCCGAGGCCGCCCGCACCTGGCTGCACGACGAGGCCGAGGTCGTCGACACCACGCACCTCACACCCGCCGAAGCCGCCCTGCAGATCGCGGAGGCCGTCAAGAGCATCGGCAGCTAG
- a CDS encoding GNAT family N-acetyltransferase yields the protein MRPDAWHLTEDVDEFLARAGDFLRSRPGPHVMQLTWAERVRKRGADAFGAEAPVFGVLEQAGEVSGTFYRLPPRALGLSPLTPEQADSLAARLTALGHSPSRVSADHSTATAFAEAWQRHTGATPKLHDTQVRLYGLGTLTPPEPLASGRGRVLGEQDLDEAIFWCGEFSKAVGEDVAINADTWAETRYADKRYTLWETPDGTPVSIAGMNPLIGGQIQVDIVYTPAHLRGHGYAAAVSAEVSRAALAAGAKDVVLFADVSNPTSNALYQRLGYRAITDWAAYDFSAAGQ from the coding sequence ATGCGCCCAGATGCCTGGCACCTCACCGAAGACGTCGACGAATTCCTCGCCCGAGCCGGAGACTTCCTGCGCTCGCGGCCGGGCCCGCATGTCATGCAGCTGACGTGGGCGGAGAGGGTGCGAAAGCGCGGGGCGGACGCGTTCGGTGCCGAAGCCCCCGTCTTCGGCGTACTGGAGCAAGCGGGCGAGGTCAGTGGCACCTTCTACCGCCTCCCGCCCCGCGCCCTGGGCCTCTCCCCGCTCACGCCCGAGCAGGCCGACTCCCTCGCCGCCCGTCTGACCGCCCTCGGGCACTCCCCTTCCCGCGTCAGCGCGGACCACAGCACCGCCACCGCATTCGCCGAGGCCTGGCAGCGGCACACCGGCGCGACCCCGAAACTCCACGACACACAGGTCCGTCTGTACGGCCTCGGCACCCTCACCCCACCGGAGCCGCTAGCGTCCGGCCGGGGCCGTGTCCTGGGCGAGCAGGACCTTGACGAGGCCATTTTCTGGTGCGGCGAGTTCTCCAAGGCCGTCGGCGAAGACGTCGCCATCAACGCCGACACCTGGGCCGAGACCCGCTACGCCGACAAGCGCTACACACTCTGGGAGACCCCCGACGGCACCCCCGTATCCATCGCGGGCATGAACCCGCTGATCGGCGGCCAGATCCAGGTGGACATCGTCTACACCCCGGCCCACCTGCGCGGTCACGGCTACGCGGCTGCCGTGTCGGCGGAGGTGAGCCGGGCCGCGCTGGCCGCGGGTGCCAAGGACGTCGTGCTGTTCGCGGACGTGTCCAACCCGACCAGCAACGCCCTCTACCAGCGCCTCGGATATCGCGCGATCACCGACTGGGCCGCGTACGACTTCTCCGCTGCCGGTCAGTAA
- a CDS encoding VOC family protein has product MDLKLAQCFIAVDDHDKALAFYRDVLGLEVRNDVGFEGMRWVTVGSPSQPDVEIVLEPPLADPNATPADRQAVAELMAKGLLRGVIFRTDDCDALFERIRAAGGDVLQEPMDQPYGVRDCAFRDPAGNLLRFLQPRGK; this is encoded by the coding sequence ATGGATCTCAAGCTTGCACAGTGCTTCATCGCCGTCGACGACCACGACAAGGCACTCGCCTTCTACCGCGATGTGCTCGGTCTCGAAGTCCGCAACGACGTCGGATTCGAGGGGATGCGCTGGGTGACCGTCGGCTCGCCCTCGCAGCCGGACGTGGAGATCGTCCTGGAGCCGCCGCTCGCCGACCCGAACGCCACGCCCGCCGACCGGCAGGCGGTCGCCGAGCTCATGGCCAAGGGCCTGCTGCGCGGTGTCATCTTCCGCACCGACGACTGCGACGCCCTGTTCGAGCGGATCCGCGCCGCGGGCGGCGACGTACTGCAGGAACCGATGGACCAGCCGTACGGAGTACGCGACTGCGCCTTCCGCGACCCGGCGGGGAACCTCCTGCGGTTCCTCCAGCCGCGTGGCAAGTAA